The Megalops cyprinoides isolate fMegCyp1 chromosome 22, fMegCyp1.pri, whole genome shotgun sequence genome contains a region encoding:
- the cnga1a gene encoding LOW QUALITY PROTEIN: cyclic nucleotide gated channel subunit alpha 1a (The sequence of the model RefSeq protein was modified relative to this genomic sequence to represent the inferred CDS: substituted 1 base at 1 genomic stop codon), whose product MDEDTNKKDTRHRRQPDPGRLFNVNNSNNNEEDEKEKKKKEKKEXVTKKRFTSNLTKIPQRLTMPVFPCRKKKREKKEKKKEKEKEEKEKEKEKEKEKEKEKEKEKEKEKKEGPKEPLIINPGERLYYHWLVVITLPVMYNWTMIIARASFEELQLQYLMTWFILDCISDIIYLADMVFRSRTAYLEQGLLIKDEKKLRERYFQSFQFKLDAISMVPTDILYLFLGVKYPEIRINKLFRVTRMLEFFNRTETETNYTNIFRICNLVMYILIFCHWNACFYYSFSKYLGFGSDTWVYPDAETAEDPDFGELSRKYAYSLYWSTLSLTTIGETPPPILDSEFFFVVTDFLVGVLIFATIVGNIGSMIMNMNAARAEFQARVDCIKQYMQVRKVSKDLENRVITLFDYLWSSQKAVNERVVLRYLPDKLKAEIAINVHLDTLKKVRIFQDCEAGLLIELVLKLQPQVFSPGDYICRKGDIGREMYIIKDGKLAVVADDGVTQFVVLSDGAYFGEISILNIKGSKAGNRRTANIRSIGYSDLYCLSKDDLMEALTEYPEAKGMLEEKGRQILLKDGLIDLDPANLMPDTKDLEEKVNRMYSSMELMQTKLKKLLADHSTKQKNIKRRIAYIERLTGEEVEEDSEEKAEEKKEGEGKEEETKEEEKKEGEGEKKEGEEEEKEGEEEEKGGDEKKE is encoded by the exons ATGGACGAGGACACGAACAAGAAGGACACAAG ACATCGCCGGCAACCCGACCCAGGACGTCTCTTTAACgtcaacaacagcaataacaatgaGGA AGatgagaaggaaaagaaaaagaaggaaaaaaaagagtaagtAACCAAAAAGCGTTTCACATCTAATCTTACGAAAATACCACAGAGGCTGACTAtgcctgtgtttccctgcagaaaaaagaagagggaaaagaaagaaaagaaaaaagaaaaggagaaggaggagaaagaaaaagaaaaggagaaagagaaggagaaggagaaagaaaaagagaaggaaaaagaaaaggagaaaaaagaagg GCCCAAAGAGCCATTGATCATTAACCCCGGAGAGAGACTGTACTACCACTGGCTGGTTGTCATCACCCTGCCTGTAATGTACAACTGGACCATGATAATTGCCAG agcCTCTTTTGAAGAATTACAGCTCCAGTACCTGATGACCTGGTTCATCTTAGACTGCATATCCGACATAATATATCTGGCCGACATGGTGTTTAGGTCCAGAACCG CGTATCTGGAGCAGGGGTTGTTGATCAAAGATGAGAAGAAGCTGCGTGAGAGATACTTTCAGAGTTTCCAGTTTAAGCTGGACGCGATATCCATGGTCCCCACGGACATCTTGTACTTATTCCTGGGGGTGAAGTACCCGGAGATCCGCATCAACAAGCTGTTTCGTGTCACCCGCATGCTGGAGTTCTTCAACCGCACGGAGACGGAGACCAACTACACCAACATCTTCCGCATCTGCAACCTCGTCATGTACATCCTGATCTTCTGCCACTGGAATGCCTGCTTCTACTACTCCTTCTCCAAGTACCTGGGCTTCGGATCGGACACCTGGGTGTACCCCGACGCCGAAACCGCGGAAGACCCTGACTTCGGGGAGCTGTCCAGGAAGTACGCCTACAGCTTGTACTGGTCCACCCTCTCTCTGACGACCATCGGAGAGACCCCGCCCCCGATCCTGGACTCAGAGTTCTTCTTCGTGGTGACCGACTTCCTGGTGGGTGTTCTGATCTTTGCCACCATTGTGGGTAACATCGGCTCCATGATCATGAACATGAATGCGGCCCGGGCAGAGTTCCAGGCCAGGGTGGACTGCATCAAGCAGTACATGCAGGTGCGAAAGGTGAGCAAGGACCTGGAGAACAGGGTCATCACGCTCTTTGACTACCTGTGGAGCAGCCAGAAGGCGGTGAACGAGAGGGTGGTGCTCAGGTACCTGCCTGACAAGCTGAAGGCCGAGATCGCCATCAACGTGCACCTGGACACGCTGAAGAAGGTGCGCATCTTCCAGGACTGCGAGGCGGGCCTGCTGATCGAGCTGGTGCTCAAGCTGCAGCCTCAGGTCTTCAGCCCCGGGGACTACATCTGCCGCAAGGGCGACATCGGCCGGGAGATGTACATCATCAAGGACGGGAAGCTGGCGGTGGTGGCGGACGACGGGGTCACGCAGTTCGTGGTGCTCAGCGATGGCGCCTACTTCGGCGAGATCAGCATCCTCAACATCAAGGGCAGCAAGGCTGGCAATCGGAGGACGGCCAACATCCGCAGCATCGGCTACTCCGACCTCTACTGCCTGTCCAAGGACGACCTGATGGAGGCCCTGACCGAGTACCCGGAGGCCAAGGGCATGCTGGAGGAGAAGGGCCGGCAGATTCTGCTGAAGGATGGGCTGATCGACCTGGACCCCGCCAACCTGATGCCGGACACCAAGGAcctggaggagaaggtgaaccGTATGTACAGCAGCATGGAGCTCATGCAGACCAAGCTGAAGAAGTTGCTGGCGGACCACAGCACCAAGCAGAAAAACATAAAGAGGCGCATCGCCTACATCGAGAGGCTCACtggcgaggaggtggaggaagattcggaggagaaggcagaggagaagaaggagggagaggggaaggaggaagagacgaaagaggaggaaaagaaggagggagagggggagaagaaggagggagaggaggaggagaaggagggagaggaggaggagaaggggggagacGAGAAGAAAGAATAG